The Kineothrix sp. MB12-C1 genome includes a window with the following:
- a CDS encoding type II toxin-antitoxin system PemK/MazF family toxin has translation MENFNAKKIINSLKNMNSEDKDKKAYTSPIIKEEIKNVLEDTKIVLYSQNRERAAKYILWQGLLNQYGIFGKNRKKTRLFGENKDITYYDRNYKHGDMISIDFGTSNLGKEFAFTHTAIVVKSYTDYIIVLPVTSCKEDKLDEIPVDEQDDTMIIRKTDYEEIDSDSYIILYQIRSVSKNRIQKVIGSISDTKLMRDIDLKLAKSFLPLLE, from the coding sequence ATGGAAAATTTTAATGCTAAAAAGATTATAAATAGTCTTAAAAATATGAATTCAGAAGACAAAGATAAAAAGGCATATACTAGTCCAATTATTAAAGAAGAAATAAAAAATGTTTTAGAGGATACAAAAATAGTTTTATATAGTCAAAATCGTGAAAGAGCGGCAAAATACATATTGTGGCAAGGATTATTAAATCAATATGGGATTTTTGGTAAGAATAGGAAAAAAACAAGATTATTCGGTGAAAATAAGGATATAACTTATTATGATAGAAATTATAAGCATGGTGACATGATTAGTATTGATTTCGGGACAAGTAATTTAGGTAAAGAATTCGCATTTACACATACGGCTATTGTTGTAAAATCATACACAGACTATATAATTGTATTGCCAGTAACATCCTGTAAAGAAGATAAACTTGATGAGATACCAGTCGATGAACAAGATGATACTATGATAATAAGAAAGACTGATTATGAAGAAATTGATTCAGATTCTTATATTATACTATATCAAATACGATCAGTGTCGAAAAATAGAATACAAAAGGTTATTGGGAGTATCTCTGACACGAAACTGATGAGAGATATAGACCTGAAACTGGCAAAATCTTTTTTACCTCTTTTAGAATAG